ATGCAATATTCTCGTGTACCAAAACATCACAATAtgccccataaatatatataattattatgtctaaaaaaataacatgtacaaaaaattttaaaaagcccaaAACCCAAGAACATTCATGAAATAAtgccacacacaaaaaacaagCAAAGTAATGGTAAGAACTTAAGGAGATTGAAACACTAATTACCCTGATGTGATCGTCACACAGcatatacatatgtggaatgatcACATATATACTCAGTGAACAGGCACAAAGattctgtatgaattttaaaatagtgagAAAAGGCCTGCCTTATCTGCGACATAACTAGGGACAAGCCAATAGGTCAGGTGAAAGGGGCAGAAATAGGGAAGACAGATCtgctattttatattaaaaaatcccCACTTTGCTGTAGGTATCTTGGATATCTCCTCTTGtgattttctgatttttgaactatggtcatttttttctcttgaagtgTATTGTCTGTGAGGTGCCTTGACACAAGGAAgaggaacagtgggagggaggagaggagggacaagggaggtactggggactaaagAGGAGCAAAACAGATTCCCTGTATGTGAGATTGTGTCAAAATGACCCTAAAAacactgggctggggctgagggaaagagcgcttgcctagcaggagtgggcactgggttcaattctcagaaaaaataagtaagtaaaatacaggtattgtgaccatctacaactaaaaatatttaatgacccCAACACTATGCATCAATGTAATGcaataatgaaaacattgaaaatatagaTTGAGAAAATGGTGTCACTACTTTGATGTTTTGGGCAAATTTATTTTGCTGCTTATCTTTTGTGCTGGGCACTCAGAAAGGGTCACTGGGTTTGGAATGCTGCCAGGACCAAGGCAGCCTTTCCCTCCTGGAGAAGAGAAACCTGGGTTTGCAAGGTCCTGTTCCCCTGGGTCCACATCCgctctctctctgccctcacCTGTTCTTGTTCTGTCCactcttttgctttctctctccttttctctcactCCTCAtccttctctatttctctttttccctctgtTGACTGCACAGATTTTCATGCTCCTTTTCAGACACAGGGAAGAAGAGGAGCagcattcttgtttttatttctttcatacatgacaatagttaAATGCATtaaattcataattatccattcacagcacaatttttcataactcggTTTACAAAGTTTGTTTATGCCTAATTATGACATTATGCATGAAatctcattgatttttaattacaattcttaatacatctttataccgcaatttatcatatctctgtttgtatataaggtggGTTCACTCATGTGTTCATGGAAAGAGTGTCGAGTGCAATCTCCTGGTACCCTGTCCACATTCTTCAGAGAAAAGACAAACTCAGCTTGTTTTGTTGAAGCTCACAACCTTGTCAGGGTGACTAGTGCAGAGAGGCCATGGCAGAAATCAGGCTatgagagtgtgtgagtgtgtgtgtttgcctcATGGAGGGCTCAGAAAGGGCAACCTGATCTTATATATTCCAGGGTGATTCTTAGCAGCTAGAGGCCAGAACTTAACCCTCAGGTGGTAGCAAGGAGGGAATCCTTTTGCAATCCACAGAATGTGTTTGCAGCAAATCCAAGGGCAAGAGGTTCAGGGTGTGGATGAACGACTCCCTGTACCTTGTAGCCTCAGAAAGCAGTGAGGCCAGCTCATTCTTTAATATTCTCTGACACCATCTCTCATCACTCTccatctttttcctcctccttggcAACAGCTTTCTTTCATGTCTCAGTTTTTTTGAAACAAGAATGTTCCCTGGGACCTGTGCACTGACTGTCCTCCCAGTGAGAACCACTCCACTGAGGATGACTTGTGGCTCCTTCCCTGCCTTCCTTGTGGTCTCTGCTTGGATGACCCTCTTCCTGCTGGTTTTCCCTGCATTGCTATAAAAGTACAACAACCTCtcactcttcctttttccttctagtACCCATCACCATAGGACATATCAGgtgattttaaccattttttcttatattctttccctctctttggaTAATGGGGACTTCTTTGTTTTAACTCATCCAATGTGTGGAACATAGCTGGTACTCAGTAATTAGTTATTGCTTTATGTTTAATTGACATATGATTATACAAGTTCACAAAATTTACCTTATAATTACAAACATGTATAAATTGCATAATAATTGAAGAAGTATGATTGGCttaattttctgaaacatttatcatttctctgtgaGAAACATTCAAAGTCCTCCCctctattttaaaatcagtaacATGTTATTTTTAACTATAATTAGCCTACTGTGCAATACATCACCATaagctattcctcttctcttgTAATTATTTTCCTCTTGAGGAGCTTCTCCTCATTCCTTTGGGCCCAGAATGCACCTCAGCTTCTGGTGACCATCATGATATGCTGACATTCTGTGAGATGAAATTTCTCAGAATCCACACAGGAATTATATCATGCAGCTGTAGTGTTcctgtacctggcttatttcacttcataaGTGTCCCCCAAGTTTATCTATGTTGGCCCAATGATAAggttcattattttattaatagttgAATATTATTCCTCTGTGTATCTGAActaataatattccactgtgtatctGTATGGCAAATAACCTTAAGAAATATGCTCAAAATTGCTAACTCTCTGGGAAATGCTAATGAAAGCCTAATTCCAATTGGAagggctattatcaaaaagaccaagaatatcaagggccagtgagtatatggagaaaaaaaggaatactCACCTAGAGTTGGCAGAGATGCAAGTTATtgaagccattatggaaaacattatggagaatccacaaaatttaaaatacagttatCACAAGATGCAGCAATACTATAACTGGGTATgtgatcaaaaaaataaaatgtgtattttgaagaGATCTGCACTTCCACGTTGACTGACCCACAATTCACTGTTGGCAAGACACAGAAACAACCAAAGTGTTCATGAGGGGTGCTCAAATTACTCTTCCCAAAGGCCTGAATAACTTTCTCATTAGAATTCTGAAATGCATGACTTCCTAGTAAAACTTTCAGTATGAAACAGGAATACTTCTTCAGAGGTGGCACAGGATTACTTAGGGGACTAGAGCCCACACATGTTCTATAGAAGtggtttatttccctttcttttggcttttatctttcttttttgaggtatATGGATGGTAACCAGGGCCTTGCAACCACTGCAACATGAGCTACACACCCATCACGAAAATTATTATTTACACCAAAATATGTATTGTTTCATTTCAATGATGTAAGTAATATCTGTCTATGGGAAAATTAGTTAtgctctttttctcatttctggtaGTCACATGCATATGGAACCAGGGAATGACACTCAACATTTAGAATTCCTTCTTCTGGGACTTGCAGAGGATCCAGAACTCCTGCCCCTCCTCTTTGGCCttttcctgtccatgtaccttgtcactgtgctggggaacctgctcatcatcctggccaccatctcagactcccacctgcacagacccatgtacttcttcctctccaacctgtcctttgtGGATGCCTGCTTAatctccaccaccatccccaAGATGCTGGTAAACATCCAGACACAGAGCAAGGCCATTACCTACAGAAGTTGCACCTCccagatttacttttttttactcTTTGCTGGGTTGGATGACTTACTTTTgactgtgatggcctatgaccggtttgtggccatctgtcaccccctgCACTACATGGTCATCATGAACTGCAGGGTCTGTGGATTGCTACTTCTGGGGTCCTGGGTTGTGAGTGTCTCACATGCATCGTTACAAAGCTTAATGATATTGcggctgtccttctgcacagactTGGAAATCCCCCATTTTTTCTGTGAACTTAACCAGGTGGTTCACCGTGCCTGCTCTGACACCTTTCTCAATGAGGTGGTGATATATTTGGGTGCTCTCTTGATGGGAGGTGTCCCCCTCACTGGCATCCTTTACACTTACTGCAAGATTGTGTCCTCCATCCATGCAATCTCATCAGCTCAGGGCAAGTACAAAGCCTTCCCCACCTGTGCATCTCACCTCTCTGTGGTCTCCTTATTTTATGGCACAATCCTAGGTGTGTACCTCAGTTCTGCTGTGACCCAAAATTCACGCTCAATTGCAACAGCTTCAgtgatgtacactgtggtcacccccatgctgaaccccttcatctacagtcTGAGGAACAAGGACATCCAGAGAGTTCTGAGAAGACTCTGTATCACAGGAAGATAAAAGTGTTAATTGTGCTGAGACTGAATAAGTGCCCATGATTGCAGGGCTCAGAGCCTCATAATCAGGATCTGGGATTCTTCACCAGAATGTGGAAGCAGTAATGGGTTCTTCTACTAAcacaaaatttccattttttgatTTCAACTTCAACATAAAATCCCACTACACCGTTCACATTATTGCACACTGTGGTCACTATGAAATCCAACCCTTTCCCTTGTCATTTCCACACTTGCCCCAAATTATTCCCATTTTGGATGAGAAATACTTGAAAATTCTCATTTATCCCAAAaggtatatttttagaaataatctcCAATGACAAATGTCATGATAAATAATTGttcattttgcttaaaatatgcaaaattagtATTCACTTgtgaaaaaatgtatatataacaactaaagttaattttaataatttattgtgGAAGTaaatctgagaaaataaaatttgatactgtggattgaacccaaggctgtttaaccactgagccattcctttctttttttttgtttgagacagtgtcttggtATGTTGCTTAGGGGCTTactacattgctgaggatggcttttaTATGTGATCCTCcgtcctcagactcctgagtcactgggattgaaCTGTGCACCATGCATGGATGAGAATTGATATtcagtttcatatttttgtttttttcctataataattCCAAAACTTCCATTTCTGATAAGGTAGGCTTTAAATTACCAAGATATTAGCTGGTCAATCCAATCTCACTCTTGGATTGTGTTTCTATTTCAGCATGGTGTCCACAGTGCCTAACATAGTCATGGGCAAAACAGGTCATGTCCCCAGAGTTATCTACTCCACCATTTTCCCAGGTGCATATTTTTATGTGCTAGACAACACTTTTGAAATGCTAACAATATATAAATGTTGAGCAGATGGATGATTCTGGGGGGCCAGGGACTGGGCAGGGAGAAAGGTGGATGGGTCTGTACCAGAGAAAAACCTGGATTACTTGACTACTGGGAACTGTTCTGTATGTTATTTTGATGAGCATAAATAATTGTAACTGTTAAGCaggttcagtgtgatatttccacaCGTGCCCATGGTGAACACTCATCAAATATAGCCATCCATTATCCACCATCGACAACCTGATGTATAGTAATCTCTATTGTATATTCAagttagcatttattttattttatttttatcttcctcATTTGAGAGAGACCATGAAGTACTTTTGGTTCCTGCCTtattcacttagcacaatgtgcTCCGGTTCCATCCACAATGGCCtgaatgacaggatttcatccctacataaaaataaatggtgtTCCATGTtgtatatatcccacatttttttcacttctctcctCTAGTGATGGGCAATTAGTTTGACTTTTTATCTGAGCCTGTGTGAATGATGTGGTAAGACATGAGCAGGGAGCTTCTCCTTGCTCCATGTGTTCATTTCCTTGTTATCAACACTGATAAGTTGCCTGTGATATTTTGCTCAGTGTTACCATGGTGCAATCTTACTAAAGGTACTTtggatttttctctgtctttttttttacttcaacaTGTTAATCCACAACTTTTTCCAAATGGAAATTTCCATTAAGAATTATAAATCAAAGTGAAAGCAGAGCAAgccatttgtaaatattttaaatgttgatgcATTCTCCTTTACTCCTGAACTCATGATTGCAGTTCACTTTCTCCCATGGAATCACAAGCTGTCATTGCTGTCCTGGTGCATCCTAGGCTTCAAATTACCCTCATGTGCTTTCTTCTAATGAGAGATGGTAAATGGAAGACAACACCATCTTGATGACAATGTCAACCCACACACAAATTGTACAAAGACTGTGGTGAAGTCTGCTTTTTAGGTTGGTGTAGAAATGCTGGATATTGAAATAAACAGATTTGGGCAAAAAGAAACGTTGGTATATGACATTTCATTGATCTTGATCTCTGCTACATAGAGATGAGAGAAGACAGTACTGatgaatattttgtttagaatatGGTTTTTACTTAAGTAAACCTCTTCTAATCCCCACTTCTGCACAAACATAGACACCCCACACTGTTCTTTACTTGCCAGAATCCTGAGTTCCCCTATTCAGGCAACCTCATCAATAACATAGCAGTGTCCTTAGCTTCTATCATTCTAGAATTTTGACAGTCAGGAACCAGTTCAAAGTCGTTTCTGTATGTGGGTCGAATCTATTTGTAATGTCTTTGCATTATGCACTGGTTATGCAAGTCAGCATTGTGTTACTATAACACAATAACTAAGATCATTGATTTATAAGGggagaacatttattttggctcacatttttCAATATTCCAATCTGTTTTTCATTGGCCCCATGGCTTGGCCCTATTGCAATGAGCACATGATGAGGGATGGCAAGAATGTAGCAGAGGAAACCTGCTAACCTCATGACCTGGAAGTGGAAGAGATAGAGGAACACATGGGGGTCCTCCAATCTCTTATAAGAGTGATTGCCAAGTGAACTAAGACCTCCACTAGACCTTCCTCTTACTATTTCTACCACTTTCCAATAGcaccaagctggggaccaagctttaacACAGGGCCTTTGGGTGACACTTAAGATTGAAACTCTAGCACTGGCCTTGAGGTCCTCCTCAGTTCTGCAGGCACTTTGTTGTCTAGATGTCCTTGATGTGGCCTTGGTGTCACCCACATGTTGAGCCCCTTTGTCTACAGTCTGAGGAGCAGGGAGTTGGAGGGGTCAGGTGGATGGTGTCCCAGTGCAGGCCATGGCAGGTCTCTCCTGAGCAGCAGTGGGCACTACATCAAGGGCCTGAGAGCCTGGCCTCCTGCATCCAGCCCTTTGACGACTTCAGCTTTCACAGGTTTTAAAGCCACTCCTCCCTGGGGTCTCCCTTCAGGAGCTCCCTGTCCTCAGGACTGTTCCTGAGGTTCCACATTGGATCAGCCTTTTAACATTCACCAGGAAATCTCAGTTGTGTGAACATAACAGGGCACTTTCCCAGTTATCTACAATAAGGGATTGTCTTTAATTTTAACAAACCAAATCTTGTACTTTTAACACATAACCTTACAAGTGATGCTCAGCATGCCTTTTTCCCTGGAAAAAAACAGAGCTGTGTTCTGAGATGATGCAAATGAGACCAACTCTGAAGATTTCCTGACTTTATGTTAGatcctctttccttcccatcATCGTCAGCTCACCAAAGTTTTCAACTCACACACTATGAATTCCTAGAAATTCTGAACCCTATCTCATTTGTGCCTGCAACCGTGATGTCTAGTACAATTTCTGGTAAGGATTTTTTCCTCTGTGAATTTTAGTTGAATAGAATTAAAATTAGGAGATGattgaagagaaagaagagagagtctGAGCCTCAAAACTACACATGGGCAAATTAACTAAGAATCTTtgaggtagaaaaaaataaaaatccagacCCGTGAAGGTAGATCTTGATTATAACAAAATAGAGGGATTGAAATTATCATCCAAAGACATACCTGTACTTCCCAAAATTCCTGGGGCAGTCTTCACAGTAGtcaaatgtggtatatttataacTGAGGGCTCTTCAGCCTTCaagaagaaggaaatcctgtcatgcACAACAGAATGAAGGGGATAGGCCATTGTTTcccatgaaagaagccagacataagCAAACACTGTATGTGCTCCTATGTGGAGGCCAAAGAAGCATCATTCTACTTACAGAATAGTGgtcctggaggctggggaggaggcaggaggaggaggaggaggaggggagcctGGATAACAGGTACAGGATCACAGGTGAATAGGAAGACCCAGTCCTGATGTTCCACAGTGAGTGTGGTGGGTGGGGGCTGCAGTGCCCAGATGTTGTCATGAGTTTAATGAAGATCTGAAGTGAGGAGCGCAGACCTGGAATCATAACGTAATGATGTGGGGACGGAAAGTTCCCTTAAGTTATTTTGTTCAGCACACATTGTGTGCATGGGCTAAAAGTATCACATTCACCCTATGGATATGTACAATCACTAGtccataaatattaaattaagattttaaaactcCACTCAGAGTTTGCCACTTTGTTGGACCATCTGATACACATGGTCTCTGGAGGTTCCTGGTCACTCCTTCACCAGGTAGCAGGATCTTATGGTCACCAGGCAATGAGCTTGAGGTCACCTAGGGCAGGCCATGGTCCCAGACCTCATGTTAGGATGGCTCTAGAGAAGTTTTACTAAAGAGCAAATTAAGCTCAGAGGAAACAAGAGCTTCAGATACAGACTCCTGCTCTGGGATTCTCCCCAACAAAGAATTGCTCTGTCTCTGGGTGTTGCAGATTTAGGACTACAGCAAACACCAAGGCAAGGTATTCAAAGTTCCCTTGATGATTTTAATACGATTTTCTCTGTGTACTCGTGAAATTGAGCACATATTCATGTTCCTAAGCCATTTGTATCTATTCTTTTAGGTCACTGACTTAGGCACCTTGACTGTTTTTTATTgcatttcaaaaattataattgttttgaaataatttgtataTGTCTATTTTGACATTTgggatttcatttaaatttaaatttatttagagtAAATCATATTATTCATATTTGAGGTTTGTTATACATTAAATATAGGTAGTAAATCTTTACAATAATGAGACAAATATCcacagcataaaaatattttcccctaatttttaaaaatttcttatcaattctttaaatttatttcaaaaaaattgtttcaattcATTATACAAGACATTAGACTTCAtgttgacacattatacataaatggagtatgacttcACATTCATCGGGTTTAAATGATGTAGAGTAGTAATAtaggtcatataatcatatatgcatataagttgataatgtctgatttattctattaCCTTATCATTTTTGACaagcataatttaaaataatttattcaataattattttctttattgtacaAATAGAGGATGGCATATTAATTCAATTCATGTATATAGTGTGTAATGATCAGGACAGGACAGtcaacatttctattttcttaaataatttcagAAACATGTAGGAATGGGTAAAGTGTAATACTTTAATAATCGTGTGCCTTcaataatgataaaatgaagataatattgCTTCCATCTCCTCCTAATGACCACTGCTCTAGAGACTTTGACCTCCTCTTTCctaattattcataaaatatataaaacattactaTGACCAGTTCCCCTCATGTGCTCAATTGAAGAAGTGTTCATTAATGGTTGactgtttttaaatataattgttataAAATTGGCATCCTTGATCCTATGGAGAGAACTGTAGGTTACTGTGTGCCGGGcagcaagccaggcacagagagaaaAGTATGGCAGGACCTCACTCACATGTAGAAGGCACAGAAGTTGCTCTCACAGGAGCGCAGAGCAGAATTCTGGCTCCCAGAGGCTGGAAAGGGTAAGGGAGCAGGAGGGACAGAAGAAGGTTGGCCCCAGGATACAAAGTTGTAGTCAATTATGTGGAATTGGTTCTGCTGTTCTGTCGCAAAGTACGTTCATAAGGtcttgtatatttcaaaaatgatggAATCCAATATCCTTTGCAATTagtgctttataattatacaaaatttgGGATTCATTTTGCCATAATAATAAAGCATGGAATACAATTGGCTCCAACTTAACCCCAGTacctctcttttcccttcctACTCCTTTTCCtatttcactttcctttttttcttccagtctgGAGTGtgttcaccacaaagaaatgataaatcttGAGGAGGTAAATATGCTCACCTTGATATGGTCATTATCCAGTGTATAAAAGTATAGAAACATCATATAATGCCCTAAAATATGTGACATCAAAATGGCACCATTAATTTAATATCAAGAAAGTTAACATCCCCCAA
This is a stretch of genomic DNA from Ictidomys tridecemlineatus isolate mIctTri1 chromosome 2, mIctTri1.hap1, whole genome shotgun sequence. It encodes these proteins:
- the LOC101975631 gene encoding olfactory receptor 7A5-like — its product is MHMEPGNDTQHLEFLLLGLAEDPELLPLLFGLFLSMYLVTVLGNLLIILATISDSHLHRPMYFFLSNLSFVDACLISTTIPKMLVNIQTQSKAITYRSCTSQIYFFLLFAGLDDLLLTVMAYDRFVAICHPLHYMVIMNCRVCGLLLLGSWVVSVSHASLQSLMILRLSFCTDLEIPHFFCELNQVVHRACSDTFLNEVVIYLGALLMGGVPLTGILYTYCKIVSSIHAISSAQGKYKAFPTCASHLSVVSLFYGTILGVYLSSAVTQNSRSIATASVMYTVVTPMLNPFIYSLRNKDIQRVLRRLCITGR